The Setaria viridis chromosome 6, Setaria_viridis_v4.0, whole genome shotgun sequence genome includes the window GAACAGCTTACATGTAACTTGTATGAACAAAACGGGAGAAAACAAAATACCCTGCTGCAGCTCTCAGTGTGTACTCATCTGGTCAAAGGTCACGTTGCCATCTGATAACGTGATAAGTCATAgtacgtgtcttcttcttcttcataaaATACGCGGTAATTTTTGTCTTCTAGAGAGAATAAAAGTCAAGCGTGCCATGGGCCGTCGTCAAGCTTCGTCGTTGAACTTCTTGCAAACCCCAATCTACTTGATGCTGAAAGTGACGCCCTGTCTAATCTTACTCCTTGCAGTTTAGCTGGATGAAACGTCGATGAAACGCCGTTGTGGAAAACAGTAGCTGTTTGTTTGATCAGAAGTCTCTGCTTGGTACATCATCGACTTGACCTATCAAGTGTTTTGGTTGCTGTTCTCTGAAAGTTAGGGAGTCACGTACGCTGAAGAATACTCGCGTCAGGCACACGGATCTTGAAAAATCTTTGAGGTTCATCAAGCCCTGGTTCCATATGATTTTGTTTAATTTTCCACTGAATTTGTTTAATTTCTGTGAATATTGTTAATAGAacagttttggatttttttttctttgccccGGAATCTCTACCATGCATGCTTCCTACAATAATGGAAATAAAGCTGTGCGCGGTAGTCCTTAAACCCTTTCACTCAACTTTATTGAACATTGATAGCGTGTTCAATatggttttgttttattttccacTGATTGTTGTTCCTTTTTTATGTGAACCATTGTCCTTTGATCATAATAAAGCAGACTCAGACTTTTCTTCCCGTGGAATTGCTAGCATATGCTTCCAACTATAATCGGCCTCCCGTGAAAGTGGTCAATTTTCTGACAAAACGCGAAGCTAAACTGAGATTGGACACGGAAATAAGATATGGTTAAATCTGCTTGGAATTTTGGATGCCTTCTCCGTCCTTGTACATGATGATGCCACACAGGCTGTTATGAGTTCTGACGCTCTAGGCATGACGATGATTTGACGGTTTGTCATTCTCCCTTATGCACACACAGCCATGTTTACCCTAGAATAGTCTAGCGAAAAAGTACGTCTGAATATGATTAGCTCACCACGAAACCTTTGACTTAATCCAATAAGTGAGGACTCGCAACATGAGTCTTGGTTCTATGAGCATCTCCTTTTCTATTTCAGACAACGGAAAACTCGCAGTAGACACTGTGATTGAGTTCTTGAATGTTCATGAGTCGAAAGATGATAGTTTACGAGTAGAATTGGTATGTCTTGGCAGACAGGATGATCTGCCGGAGTGCTCCGATCGGTGACAGGATCATCAGGATCACTCCAAGAACAATGCAGACCTGAAAACATGGAGAAATAGATGATTAAGTAATGGCCAGTCAGGGACATTATGTTGCAGAAACAAAGGAAGGGGATTGGTCGATTAGTTCATGTTCCTTACCCAGTTGGTGAACCATGAGAGGCTGAACCTTTTGGGCTTGTAGATTGCAAGCCACATGATGCAGGGAAGCTGGCAGAAACAAGACAGATTTTGTCAGGTTTCAAATCATATTACTAGGACTTGATGGGTTATAGGATTTTGCATACTGCAGCCTCTGTGTTTGGAATAGACAACGCAGTTCACGTTCGATGACATTCCGAAAACAAAAATGGGAAACAGAGATCAATGTGAGCTTACGAAGTAAGTTGTCGGTGCAAAGGCGAATCCACCAAAGAAACCGAGCAATCCACCAAAGAAGGGGATGGTGATGGCTACAAACGTTGTGAATGCTGCAGAAGCCGACACACACAGTTTGATCAGTGGGACACATCTATTTGTTGAGCAGAGCTAGCTTTATAACTTAGACTGAGAAATTCAGCTCAGACTTCAGAGAGCAACATTACCAACATAGGTGGTCCGGGCAATCAAACGGAGCGCAAGGCCGGGAGGGAAACGCAGCTTTTTCACCAGGATCGTCTCCATCATGTCAAACACTGGCATCGCAAAAATCTGCAATAAAAGCATTAGATTAGAGATGGTAAAAGTTTAGTTCCATGTATGAGGTGACATGAGGAACTGATATCTACTGACGAAGAGCTGCAGAGGTGATTTTGAAGCCAATAACTCAACCACCACAATAAAAGTGCTCTACCCATCATATGGATGTCCCTACTCTCTAGTATGTATGTAATACCTGGTAGCTCCCAATGACATGGATAACGACCATCATGTTGGCGAGGGCAATGAGCCACTTTGGCTTGTTGAGGGTGATGAGGATGTTATCATCGACTTGGTTGCCAAAGGCCCAATATCCACTGAACGAGACAGGAAAGTAGCAGATGGCAACTATGATGTAGGCAACCATGACACCCTTCCACATGGGCTTCTTGGACGGATTATCTGGCGTCGATGGGATGGTGGCCTGGATCTCAAGCACCACGTTGTGTCCTGCATATGCAAACGCCACATCGCCCAATGCCCCAAAGAAGTCAAACACCTTCTCCCGTGTCGTCGTCGCCCGAACGTGGTAGTCCACGTTTGGCAATTTCCCCTTATGTACTGTCGCTCCCCAAGCTATTGTTGAATAACTGCCATGAGTACTCGTATCAGTGATCGCTCCAGCTATATGCAGTATTCAGAAAATTGTCTGATGATCTGCTACATTAAAATGGGGTAACTGAAATGGTACCTGAGTGACATGACTGCAGCAGCGAGGGAGACGCCAGAGATGGAGTTGAAGTTGGGGAGCTGAGAGAGGACGAAGTGGCAAGAGGCAAAGATCATGATGAAGTAGGTGAGCTTGATGTCCTTGCATTCGTTGCCGCAGATCACGTCGTGGAActtcttcaatgactttcctcCGGTGACCATGAACACAATGTCCCCACCCACCTCGACGATGAGCTGCTGCGGCACAACAATCCACAGCCCCAGCTTCTTACCAAACGCGTGCTGCCCAAGCTCATGATACCGGTCGAACCGCTTCCCAGGCACCATCTCGTGCATCTCCACCATCTGCCACATCGTGTACAAGGTGATGATCCACGACAACAGCAGCACCACGGTGCCAGGTCCCCTGCAAATTGTGATGGGAAAATCATAGAAAAAATATTAGTCTTTCTGATGAATGTCATTGCAGTACAAGAAGACCGGTTTGATCATCATTTAAGTTATAGTGATTGCCATGGCAGGAAGATGACACACATACCAGCCGAGCTGAGACATGGCGTAAGGAAGGCTCAGCACGCCAGCACCAACCATGGCGGTGACATTGTGGAATGCAGAGTACCACCACTTGGCGTTCCTGGATGAGGTGATTGGGAGCCAGTCGTCGATCGCCTTCTCCCCAGCACTCCTCTCACCCTGCAAGTTTCCGCCATTGTTGTTGTTAGCTGGCATGGCCATTCTAGACAAGTTTTTGATTAATCGCACACAAAACACGAAGGAGCAAACAACACTGGACAAGAACAAGGTGAAGATACCACTAACAACGAGATTTCTGTTTCCCACATATAGAGCAGTAAATTTCAGTAAAATTTTACTTGGGCAGACTAAGCGACAGATGAGTAGCAGGATTAAAGTGCATCTTTGAATTTTAAATGTCAAGTGAGATGAACAAGTGTTGATTTCTTTTCTGTCTCAGAAGTTAAAAGGTTATATTTATAATATGTAAATCAAGAGTGAATTGCCAGAGATTAGAGCATGGAAATGATAATTAAGTCACTGTAAAAAATTATGGCAAGTAATAACAGTAAGGGGAATCAATATCGCATCTCGATCAAGACCAGGGTGGTAACAGCTAGTTCTTTATTCacaaaaaaagaggaaaaatcCCGCAATTAAGGCAAAGTATCCCACCGATCCTATGAATCAGGTGTATCTTCTCACATTTTACTTTAAACAAAAAAATAGagagataaaagaaaaggaagatggAAAGGATCACTtcgcgcccccccccccaaaaaaaaaaaaactttgtaaCAAAGGTATCTGTATTGAGAAGAAGGCTTCTAGGAAATGTTGATGAATGCAGCCGTCCATCCTTATCGTGGTAATCAACGTTCGACCGAGAGGAACAAGAAaatgcagagagagagagagagagagagatggtaCACGTACATTGGCACGAGAATGGTTCTCGGGTGCTTGCGTCCCCATGGCCGTCCTTGACGTCACACAATCTTCTGCAATCGGCACtggaaggaagagagagagagagagagagagagagagagagagagagagagagagagaggctgaTGGGAGACGAAGAGGTAGAGGCCGCCGGCTCGTCTCCTTTTATAGGGCTGAAATGGAAGGGGAGCCTCGTCCCTGCACTGACAACGCGGGGTGGTTCAATTCACCGTTGACTCCAGCTAGCGCAGCAACGGTTTGTGTGGAGGTGAAATAAACCAGGGGACTGGTGCATTCTGTTGATGGGCTCACTGCATTTGGACTCGTAAGCGTTTTAGGTGAGCATGAACATGGACGTGTGTTAGGCCGGTGTGCAGTGCATGAACACGGTCAATTGGCTACTCGTTAATTTGTCTAGCGAGCGAGAATCGGCCGGGCACGTAAAAATGCATGCATTGATACATGATGAGCATTACATACAGAAGAGTGTTTGATGCAAGAGACAGCTCTCAGAACTAATTCGCACTACTCGACTTTAACATGGTGTAGCACACACATAGCAAGCCCGTCCATGCACATCAATCCCAAGTCCCCAACACAAAATATCGTGTAAAGATGCAACCCTCTAATTACGGTAATTTGAATTTCAGGTTGTTTCAGAAATGTATAACTTTTTCATACGGACTCGAAGGAAACAAACTTTATTTGAAAATTGTAGGATTCGATGAGATTTGCAACTTttgagttgattttttttagatttgaaATGGTTTAGATGTCCGAATGGTTAACCAAAAATAAGGACATATTTTGCAGCCCAGTCATGTACAGTACAGCTAAATAAGGCAGCATGATTAATTCATGTTTGTTCTGACGTCTACAAGGCAGCATGGTTAATTCATGTTTGTTCTGACGTCTACAGATGCTGTAAGaaattaatatttataaatttatcATGGCCATAAAATCGATCACTTGCGCGATGTTATCTGATCGAGGACTCGAAGCAAAAGAAGAAATCAGTTAATTCACATTATCACCATAAAATCAGAAATGGATGTGAACACAAGAACTGAACAGGCGAACCACGCCCCTATCTGATAGCCACTACGTTTTTGCTACCACCGTATGTCTACTCTGATCTCCAGCCACTTATACCAACAAGAAGTTGCATGCAATGTAGCTCCAACTGAACTGTGCATAActggccatgcatgcatgtgaccCTGTTCATGATGCCTTACTACAACAATTCTGCTAGAACCTCAAGTGAACTGGACCTCACATGCCGATTATTTCCCCAGCAgcaaacaaattaaaatttccTGGAATGTATATAGCTTTATAAAAAGGCAAAgagattaaataaaatattcaTCTTTCGAACAAAACCCCATTGTGTACTGcgtcattttttatttttgaaccCACTGATAGTCAAATTTCAAGAGTTTCGTCTAAATCGCCAATTATCCATGACTAGAGGGAAGTAACTAGAGAAGTAGAGATAAACAATGTATCATTGAAATATGGTGTCGGCCTATTTACATTTTATTTGGTGGCTTCCATCCATACTCTACCTCTTCTCTATATAGCTCTGAATACCCAAGAGAAGAATATGCAAACCAAGAGAGAACCACTACCACCATTTTTGACATTACCATCTATATTCTCCAACAGGTGGCGTGTATAGCTCGAATTGAACTGCATAACCAGCCCATACTGGGAACCACCATGTGACCCGCCTGTTCGTTATGTGCTGCTTCAAAAACTCTACTATCTAGAACCTCTAGGGAACTGGTTGCTCCTTAGATGTCAATTTTCCCAGCACCAAATCAAATTTTAAATGTAATTTTATTAGGAACAACAGAAATTATACCAAATTTCTAGCCATCGAACAAGGCCTCATTTTTTCTACAATGTGTCCTTTTTTTGCATTTTCATTGATTTGAGAAGTGTGATATTTTGGTAACGACAAAGCACTTCTAAAGCTATGTGAATGGATGCATTGTCATGCCTATATGCCACCATTTTGAAGCTCTGATGGAATAGTTTTTCGCGATCCTATTTGGAAGCAACCATATAGAATGGGGATGCAGAGACCTTCTGCAAGCTTTGATTTCATAATACACTCTACCACCCAAGATTTCTAACTTAGGTCCGGTTTTGCAGGGTGCACCTTGCTCCACCTCAGATGTGAAGTTTGCAGGATAAAATTGTTGGAAAAATAGCCCATGGAGAGGCCCATTTAATGAATCCCAATGCAAGAGTGCAATAGCATTCAATAGTCCCATACTGCTAGTTTGAGTTGGTGGAAACCAACTTAAATAGGAGAGCTCTCTCACTTGTCTGAATACGTAACCGAAGGAGAGAATGAGGCTTGGGTTACACAACGCACGCGCGCACGTATTTGCATTCTTTTCGTGTAACCAACCGCGTGAGTTGGTGTAACATCTTGCCATTTGCATGTAATCTTTTGACAACGATCATTATGGGTGTTTAATCACACGCAGAGGGAAGTAACTAGAGAAGTAGAGATAAACAATGTATCATTGAAATATGGTGTCGGCCTATTTACATTCTATTTAGTGGCTTCCATCCATACTCTACCTCTTCTCTATATTGCTCTGAATACCCAAGAAAAGAATATGCAAACCAAGAGAGAATGCTACCACCATTTTGTCCATTACCATCTATACTCTCCAACAAGTGGCATGTATAGCTCGAATCGAACTGCATAACCGGCCCATACTATGCATCACCATGTGACCTGTTTGTTATGCGCTACTACAAAAGCTCTACTAGAACCTCTAGGGAACTGGTTGCTCCTTAGATGTCAATTTTCCCAGCCCAGCAGCAAATCAAATTTTAAATGCAATTTTATTAGAAACAACAGAAATTATACAAAATTTCTAGCCATAGAACAAGGCCTCGTTTTCTACAATGTGTCCTTTTTTGCATTTTCATTTATTTGAAGAAGTGTGATATTTTGGTCGCGACAAAACAAAACACTTCCAAAGCTATGTGAATGTGGATCCATTGTCATGCCTATATGCCACCATTTTGAAGCTCTGATGGTATAGCTTTTGCCGATCCTGTTTTGAAGACAATAGAGAATGGGGATGGAGAGATCTCCACATTTGATGGGGGGGGGGAGACATTCTGCAAGCTTTGATTTCATAATCCACTCTACCACCCAAGATTTCTAGCTTAGGTCCGGTTTCGCAGGATAAAATAATTTTGTTTAAGTTTTCTTAATCTAAATAAGAGATACAATAGCTTGTCCATACACTTATGGTGTACCCTAGCTCCAGCTCTACGACTTCATGAAGCTAGGGATAAAGTCTTGGGGCTAGAGCTTTGCCAATGCGAACATACAATTAATCATTACTTATTCTTGTTGTATGGATACAATTTTTTGTGTCTATTAATTTTGGCCAAATTATTTTGATAGCATTTTGAAAGGGGAAAGATATGTAGTATACTAATCCCTCCAGTGATAAATATTTGATATTTTCAGGAGAAAAAGGAAGTAACACATGGATTCAACTACTTCATACTAAGAGACATTTATAAAATCCAAAattctataatatttttttcaaggCTTATCTACACAAATGGTTTTCATGTTTGTAAGCCAATTTTTTAAAAACCAATTTGATAATCAAATTTTAATTgacattttcatttttttgcaTACAATTTATATACCAAGGATTAATTTATTATTAGATGCCCTAGCCTATCAAAACAATAATAAaattcataatatattttttaacataagtTATGATGTCCATTGTCACCTAGCAAAAATTTTATCTTAAACTCTACTTGTGTGTGGACAAACAAAAAAAGACGAACCTTAAAGGGGTCAATTGGACCAATGATATAATTGTGAGAGTAAATTGAACCACAATATAGTTTAGTGAGTTATCCGAACTTTAGCCATACTTGAGGGGTCAATTAGGACTTTCCCCTCATGAATTATGTTAGAAGCATGGATACAGCAATGCCATCCCAAAGAGTATTCATTCCATGGTTTTCGATTCCGAGGGACTATACTGTTTGCTATGAACCTAGCCATCATATCTATTTCCCTCCAAGATACATACACGGTATAATGCAACCATTCTCATTTGTCATTTTATAATGAGTTAAAGACACAGGTGGCCCTTAAACTTGCCCCTCTGTGCCAGTTACCTCCACTGTGTATTTCTGATATCCATAACACCCCGTTTGGATGTCAGTATTGGAGCTCGGAATTGGGAATTAGAATTGATAGCTCCGAACGCCGACTGTTTGGATGTCCTGGAATTCAGAATTGGAAATCAAACTCAATGCCAACCGGTATTCATCCCACCCTCACCCCTTCACCCTCGATACTAACCCAACGCGCTCTGTAATCACTAGAATCATCTTCCCCCGCCCCTTCATTTCTCTTGCACCAGCTCCCTCCCTCCGATCGTCATCtagccgcgcgcgccgccctcccaGCAAGCCACccctgcctcccctccctccaccgGCGGGCTGCCCCATCTCCCCTCCCTCTACCGGCGAGccgtgccgccaccgctccctccctccactaGCAGGCCACCCCCGTCTCCCCTCCCTCTGTCGGcaagccgcgccgccaccgctccctccctccgctaGCGGGCCGTGCCGGTCTCTCCTCACCTCCCTCCGACGGCGGGCCACTccggcctcccctccctccatcGACGAGCCGCGCCGGCCTCTCACCTACCTCCGT containing:
- the LOC117861551 gene encoding lysine histidine transporter 2, which translates into the protein MAMPANNNNGGNLQGERSAGEKAIDDWLPITSSRNAKWWYSAFHNVTAMVGAGVLSLPYAMSQLGWGPGTVVLLLSWIITLYTMWQMVEMHEMVPGKRFDRYHELGQHAFGKKLGLWIVVPQQLIVEVGGDIVFMVTGGKSLKKFHDVICGNECKDIKLTYFIMIFASCHFVLSQLPNFNSISGVSLAAAVMSLSYSTIAWGATVHKGKLPNVDYHVRATTTREKVFDFFGALGDVAFAYAGHNVVLEIQATIPSTPDNPSKKPMWKGVMVAYIIVAICYFPVSFSGYWAFGNQVDDNILITLNKPKWLIALANMMVVIHVIGSYQIFAMPVFDMMETILVKKLRFPPGLALRLIARTTYVAFTTFVAITIPFFGGLLGFFGGFAFAPTTYFLPCIMWLAIYKPKRFSLSWFTNWVCIVLGVILMILSPIGALRQIILSAKTYQFYS